A stretch of Brassica rapa cultivar Chiifu-401-42 chromosome A08, CAAS_Brap_v3.01, whole genome shotgun sequence DNA encodes these proteins:
- the LOC103834931 gene encoding serine/arginine-rich splicing factor SR45a has product MADSPNEERDSRSPPPPRKEQPRSRSRSRSRSRSMPRDRSRSRSLPRHVSPSRTRGRSRSRSRGRSEIENPGTTLYVTGLSTRVTEKDLEAYFSKEGKVASCVLVLEPRTRESRGFAFVTMDSVKDAERCIKYLNHSVLEGRYITVERSRRKRPRTPTPGHYLGLKSSRDNDRDSRSSRGRHYDRDDSGHRRSPPRRDLSPRDHGRRSPRDHGRNSRRDRSYSPRGRSPERRSERRYQPRGSR; this is encoded by the exons ATG GCGGATTCTCCCAACGAAGAAAG GGACTCACGATCTCCTCCTCCACCCCGAAAAGAACAACCAAGATCTAGGTCTAGGTCCAGGTCCAGGTCCAGGTCCATGCCGAGAGATAGGTCTAGGTCAAGATCTTTACCAAGGCATGTATCTCCATCAAGAACCCGTGGAAG GTCGAGGTCAAGAAGCCGTGGAAG GTCTGAAATTGAAAACCCTGGTACCACTCTCTATGTGACCGGCTTATCCACAAGAGTCACAGAAAAGGATCTTGAAGCTTATTTCTCCAAGGAAGGAAAG GTTGCGTCCTGCGTTCTAGTGCTGGAGCCGCGCACCCGCGAGTCTCGTGGTTTTGCCTTTGTCACGATGGATAGTGTTAAGGACGCTGAGCGGTGCATTAAGTATCTCAACCATTCTGTACTAGAAGGCCGATACATAACTGTCGAAAGG TCCCGAAGAAAGCGCCCGAGAACTCCCACCCCAGGCCACTATCTTGGCTTAAAAAGCTCCAGAGACAATG ACCGAGATAGCCGTAGCAGTCGAGGGAGGCACTACGATCGTGATGATTCTGGACACCGTAGGTCACCACCAAGACGCGACTTATCACCTCGTGATCATGGAAGGAGGTCACCTCGTGATCATGGAAGAAACTCTAGAAGAGATCGGTCTTACTCTCCTCGTGGAAGAAGCCCAGAGAGAAGGTCCGAGAGAAGGTATCAACCTCGTGGCTCGAGATGA
- the LOC103834932 gene encoding UPF0725 protein At5g63820 isoform X1 — protein MANKESSELGNLPTSPMANRAGTCVEERLPLFIALRYRELAYGFDVNYNKQLPPRLVPVPSTWSKNYVIGLYGRIGLQCYNLQKGTNLKFKRLEKHSTVRTGYLSYYITLEATDPATGSVCSFQTQFSDAGRRRMSLGARITWFTIASRIKQIPNEPVDDEWEEEDTPGIHEFYKVPIPKWFSDEALERDSKKYYVVTESELHDNDWLQLLMEVAFFSKADRRLDAYLPLELNSVVVETLEDYTTEPSEKLKADNAIFYISYKCCSDPSTPLAGDHRAVVRKTMDGKPGHMCLEVALTKAQ, from the exons ATGGCTAACAAAGAATCAAGTGAGCTGGGGAATTTACCAACATCCCCAATGGCTAATCGGGCCGGAACGTGTGTAGAAGAACGGCTACCCCTCTTTATCGCCTTGAGATATCGTGAGCTGGCCTAT GGTTTTGATGTGAATTACAATAAACAACTTCCGCCTAGATTAGTTCCAGTTCCGTCTACTTGGAGTAAAAACTATGTTATCGGTCTTTATGGTAGGATTGGACTCCAATGCTACAATCTTCAGAAG GGAACAAACTTAAAGTTTAAACGCTTGGAGAAACATAGTACCGTGCGGACTGGGTACCTCAGCTACTACATAACTTTGGAGGCAACCGATCCGGCCACTGGCTCTGTCTGCTCTTTTCAGACTCAGTTTAGCGATGCAGGACGCCGCCGCATGTCGTTGGGGGCTAGGATTACCTGGTTTACCATAGCCTCCAGAATCAAACAAATAC CTAACGAGCCTGTAGATGATGAATGGGAGGAGGAGGACACACCTGGAATACATGAGTTCTACAAAGTTCCAATACCCAAATGGTTTTCTGATGAAGCCTTGGAACGTGACAGTAAAAAGTATTACGTG GTGACAGAATCAGAGCTGCATGACAATGACTGGCTTCAACTTCTCATGGAAGtcgccttcttctccaaagcaGATCGT CGTTTGGATGCTTACCTACCCTTGGAGCTCAACAGTGTTGTTGTGGAAACTTTGGAAGATTACACAACAGAGCCGAGTGAGAAGCTCAAAGCTGATAACGCAATCTTCTACATTAGTTACAAGTGTTGCTCTGATCCTTCAACGCCTTTGGCCGGTGATCACCGTGCCGTAGTAAGGAAAACCATGGATGGCAAACCAGGCCACATGTGTCTTGAGGTTGCTCTTACCAAAGCACAATAA
- the LOC103834932 gene encoding UPF0725 protein At5g63820 isoform X2 — translation MANKESSELGNLPTSPMANRAGTCVEERLPLFIALRYRELAYGFDVNYNKQLPPRLVPVPSTWSKNYVIGLYGRIGLQCYNLQKGTNLKFKRLEKHSTVRTGYLSYYITLEATDPATGSVCSFQTQFSDAGRRRMSLGARITWFTIASRIKQIPNEPVDDEWEEEDTPGIHEFYKVPIPKWFSDEALERDSKKYYVVTESELHDNDWLQLLMEVAFFSKADRVSFGCLPTLGAQQCCCGNFGRLHNRAE, via the exons ATGGCTAACAAAGAATCAAGTGAGCTGGGGAATTTACCAACATCCCCAATGGCTAATCGGGCCGGAACGTGTGTAGAAGAACGGCTACCCCTCTTTATCGCCTTGAGATATCGTGAGCTGGCCTAT GGTTTTGATGTGAATTACAATAAACAACTTCCGCCTAGATTAGTTCCAGTTCCGTCTACTTGGAGTAAAAACTATGTTATCGGTCTTTATGGTAGGATTGGACTCCAATGCTACAATCTTCAGAAG GGAACAAACTTAAAGTTTAAACGCTTGGAGAAACATAGTACCGTGCGGACTGGGTACCTCAGCTACTACATAACTTTGGAGGCAACCGATCCGGCCACTGGCTCTGTCTGCTCTTTTCAGACTCAGTTTAGCGATGCAGGACGCCGCCGCATGTCGTTGGGGGCTAGGATTACCTGGTTTACCATAGCCTCCAGAATCAAACAAATAC CTAACGAGCCTGTAGATGATGAATGGGAGGAGGAGGACACACCTGGAATACATGAGTTCTACAAAGTTCCAATACCCAAATGGTTTTCTGATGAAGCCTTGGAACGTGACAGTAAAAAGTATTACGTG GTGACAGAATCAGAGCTGCATGACAATGACTGGCTTCAACTTCTCATGGAAGtcgccttcttctccaaagcaGATCGTGTAt CGTTTGGATGCTTACCTACCCTTGGAGCTCAACAGTGTTGTTGTGGAAACTTTGGAAGATTACACAACAGAGCCGAGTGA
- the LOC103835535 gene encoding serine/arginine-rich splicing factor SR45a translates to MALCLFSLMYAAEHSELNYNFYLIIILRLFGSRVLYCILLDFCNRGTRSPAPRKKQLRSLIISTFRSKSRSIPRSRSRSRSLPRPISPSTRRGRSEIENPGNTLYVTGLSTKVTEKDLEAHFSKQGKVASCVLMLDPHTRESRGYAFVTMDSLRDAERCIKYLNKTLLDGRYIKVEKSHRKRPRTPTPGQYIGLKRSKDNEKDGDGHSSRGKHDDPDDSGHRWLPRRHNSPRDERKSPRRDHSPGGGRSPERSREILLETVMVLHNTMK, encoded by the exons ATGGCTTTGTGTCTTTTTTCTCTTATGTATGCTGCAGAACACAGTGAAT TGAATTATAATTTCTATTTGATTATAATCTTGAGATTGTTTGGAAGCAGAGTATTGTACTGTATTTTGCTTGATTTCTGCAACAGGGGCACACGATCTCCTGCACCCCGAAAGAAACAACTCAGGTCCCTGATCATATCCACGTTTAGATCCAAATCCAGGTCCATACCGAGGAGTAGGTCTAGGTCAAGATCTTTGCCAAGGCCTATATCTCCATCAACAAGGCGTGGAAG GTCTGAAATTGAAAACCCTGGTAACACTCTCTACGTGACCGGCCTATCCACAAAAGTCACTGAAAAGGATCTTGAAGCACATTTCTCCAAGCAAGGAAAG GTTGCGTCCTGCGTTCTAATGCTGGACCCGCACACCCGTGAGTCTCGTGGTTATGCCTTTGTTACAATGGATAGTCTTAGAGATGCTGAGCGGTGCATTAAGTATCTCAACAAAACTTTACTAGATGGCAGATACATAAAAGTCGAAAAG TCCCATAGAAAGCGCCCTAGAACTCCCACCCCAGGACAATATATTGGCTTGAAACGCTCCAAAGACAATG AAAAAGACGGAGATGGCCATAGCAGTCGAGGGAAGCACGACGATCCTGATGATTCTGGACACCGTTGGTTACCAAGACGCCACAATTCACCTCGTGATGAAAGGAAGTCACCAAGACGCGACCATTCACCTGGTGGTGGAAGAAGCCCAGAGAGAAG TAGGGAGATTCTGTTGGAGACAGTCATGGTTTTGCACAACACAATGAAGTGA
- the LOC103834933 gene encoding serine/threonine-protein kinase STY17 yields the protein MSSLAFQPSLLGRNSPSLSHLFSSPALLESLDHSHLFVRAFWIRMAIKDETEESCGSRAVVSVTKENPRQQRMKLEVYGDVLQRIQESNYEEANLPDFDDHLWLHFNRLPARYAMDVNVERAEDVLTHQRLLKLAEDPATRPVFEVRCVQVSPSLNGHSADIDASDPAVKEDAQSSYHSSRVLAPPTFGSSPNFEAFTQAYKHHAEDDDSAVNAQFPNSRPMHEITFSTIDKPKLLSQLTALLGELGLNIQEAHAFSTADGFSLDVFVVDGWSQEETEGLKDALKKEILKLKDQPSSRQKSITFFEHDKSTNELLPACVEIPTDGTDEWEIDMKQLKIEKKVACGSYGELYKGTYCSQEVAIKILKPERVNTEMLREFSQEVYIMRKVRHKNVVQFIGACTRSPNLCIVTEFMARGSIYDFLHKQKGVFKLQSLLKVALDVSKGMNYLHQNNIIHRDLKTANLLMDEHDVVKVADFGVARVQTQSGVMTAETGTYRWMAPEVIEHKPYDHRADVFSYAIVLWELLTGELPYSYLTPLQAAVGVVQKGLRPKIPKQTHPRLTELLEKCWQQDPAQRPDFAEIKEMVTQLLHEVGDEEHQKGKRSGYFSGLRKGHH from the exons ATGTCCTccctggcttttcaaccaagcttACTCGGAAGGAACtcaccctctctctctcatctcttcTCTTCACCAGCTTTACTTGAATCTTTGGATCATTCCCACCTTTTCGTTCGTGCTTTCTGGATCCGGATGGCGATCAAAGACGAGACGGAGGAGAGCTGCGGAAGCAGAGCCGTCGTGTCGGTAACTAAGGAGAACCCTAGGCAGCAGCGTATGAAACTGGAGGTGTACGGTGACGTCCTGCAGAGAATCCAGGAGTCTAATTACGAAGAAGCTAACCTCCCTGATTTCGATGATCACCTCTGGCTCCATTTCAATCGTCTCCCTGCTCG ATATGCTATGGATGTAAATGTTGAGAGAGCTGAAGATGTACTCACTCATCAGAGATTGCTCAAATTGGCTGAAGATCCTGCTACTAGACCTGTTTTTGAAGTTCGTTGTGTTCAG GTTTCTCCATCACTCAATGGGCACTCTGCTGACATTGATGCTTCAGATCCTGCTGTGAAGGAAGATGCTCAAAGCTCATACCACTCTAGCAG GGTTCTTGCGCCTCCAACTTTTGGTTCTTCTCCGAATTTTGAGGCGTTTACACAAGCTTATAAACATCATGCCGAAGATGATGATAGTGCTGTCAATGCACAGTTTCCTAATTCTCG ACCGATGCACGAGATCACTTTTTCAACCATTGACAAGCCGAAACTCCTCAGTCAg ttAACTGCCCTGCTTGGTGAACTTGGATTGAACATTCAAGAAGCTCACGCTTTCTCTACCGCGGATGGTTTCTCTCTGGATGTTTTCGTTGTTGACGGTTGGTCGCAGGAG GAAACAGAAGGTTTAAAAGATGCATTGAAGAAGGAGATACTGAAGCTTAAG GACCAACCTAGTTCAAGGCAAAAGTCTATTACTTTCTTTGAGCATGACAAATCAACTAACGAGCTTTTACCCGCATGTGTTGAAATACCAACGGATGGAACTGATGAGTGGGAGATTGACATGAAGCAGCTCAAAATTGAAAAGAAAGTGGCATGTGGATCATACGGGGAACT GTATAAAGGAACCTATTGCAGTCAAGAAGTAGCTATCAAAATCCTAAAACCTGAGCGTGTAAATACTGAAATGCTCCGAGAGTTTTCTCAGGAAGTGTATATAATGAG GAAAGTAAGGCACAAAAACGTTGTCCAGTTTATCGGTGCATGTACACGTTCTCCAAACCTATGCATTGTGACAG AGTTCATGGCTCGGGGGAGTATATATGATTTTCTTCACAAACAGAAAGGAGTGTTTAAGCTTCAGTCTTTGCTCAAAGTGGCACTTGATGTTTCGAAAGGAATGAACTATTTGCATCAAAACAATATCATTCACCGAGACCTCAAGACCGCTAATCTTCTTATGGACGAACATGAT GTCGTTAAAGTTGCTGATTTTGGGGTTGCAAGAGTACAGACTCAGTCAGGGGTCATGACAGCTGAAACTGGGACTTACAGATGGATGGCTCCAGAG GTCATTGAGCACAAACCTTATGATCACAGAGCAGATGTCTTCAGCTATGCGATCGTGTTGTGGGAACTTTTGACTGGAGAG CTCCCATATTCTTACTTGACTCCACTGCAAGCAGCTGTTGGTGTTGTCCAAAAG GGACTTCGACCGAAGATCCCGAAGCAAACGCACCCAAGACTGACTGAACTTCTTGAGAAATGCTGGCAACAAGACCCAGCTCAAAGACCAGATTTTGCAGAAATTAAAGAAATGGTTACGCAACTACTCCATGAG GTTGGAGATGAGGAGCACCAAAAGGGTAAACGTAGTGGATACTTCTCAGGTCTAAGAAAAGGCCACCATTGA